One Quadrisphaera setariae DNA segment encodes these proteins:
- a CDS encoding IS3 family transposase, which yields MFIDAMKTNFPVRTLCRVLGIGHSTYYASAARGHGPTAAELAEAYRADAARDAWAEHRGVYGARRLTAEIRSRGHTWNRKHVARLMRLTSIEGAHRRRRGKYGKRSVTTATAPDLVERHFTAEAPDRLWVADITYLRIWEGFLYLAVVVDAFSRRIVGWAMADHLRTELILDAVGMAIQRRRPEPGTIHHSDRGTQYTSYEFGKSLRASGLLASMGRVGSAFDNAMAETTFATLKTELVYRRAWASRHELEMEVFSYIEGFYNSRRRHSRLDNLSPLDYEQRYLTQKQVSA from the coding sequence GTGTTCATCGACGCGATGAAGACCAACTTCCCCGTCCGGACCCTGTGCCGAGTCCTCGGCATCGGGCACAGCACCTACTACGCCTCAGCTGCCCGCGGCCATGGCCCCACCGCCGCGGAGCTGGCTGAGGCCTACCGCGCGGACGCAGCCCGCGACGCCTGGGCTGAGCACCGCGGCGTGTACGGCGCGCGGCGCCTGACCGCTGAGATCCGCTCCCGGGGGCACACCTGGAACCGCAAGCACGTCGCACGCCTGATGCGGTTGACCAGCATCGAAGGCGCCCACCGGCGCCGACGCGGCAAGTACGGCAAGCGCAGCGTGACCACCGCCACCGCCCCAGACCTGGTCGAACGCCACTTCACTGCTGAGGCACCCGACCGGCTGTGGGTCGCCGATATCACCTACCTGCGCATCTGGGAAGGCTTCCTGTACCTGGCAGTGGTCGTCGATGCGTTCAGCCGGCGGATCGTGGGGTGGGCGATGGCAGACCACCTGCGCACCGAGCTGATCCTGGACGCGGTCGGTATGGCGATCCAGCGCCGGCGGCCGGAGCCGGGAACGATCCACCACTCCGACCGCGGCACGCAGTACACGAGCTATGAGTTCGGCAAGTCGCTGCGGGCCTCGGGGCTGCTGGCGTCGATGGGACGGGTGGGCTCGGCGTTCGACAACGCGATGGCCGAGACGACGTTCGCGACGTTGAAGACCGAGCTGGTCTACCGGCGGGCGTGGGCATCACGTCATGAGCTGGAGATGGAGGTGTTCTCCTACATCGAAGGGTTCTACAACTCCCGGCGTCGTCACTCGCGCCTGGACAACCTCAGCCCGCTGGACTACGAACAGCGGTACCTGACACAGAAGCAGGTGTCCGCCTGA